From Microbacterium pseudoresistens, the proteins below share one genomic window:
- a CDS encoding hemolysin family protein has protein sequence MDYVWLGVGLLLTIGTGLFVASEFALVNLDRADLEARRDRGETRLGMTIAALKITSTHLSSAQLGITLTTLLTGFTMEPALSNLLGPVLRGWGVPAGAVAPIGVIVAMFVATMLSMIIGELVPKNFALALPVATAKLVIPFQTAFTWVFRPAVALLNGSANGVLRAMGIEPKEELSGARSAEELSSLVRRSASAGVLEADTASLLDRSLRFSRLTADDVMTARPSMHAIAAGDSADDVIRLARRTGHSRFPVYDDSLDDIVGVVHLKAAVSVPRDRRADVPAAALSSEPLRVPETLHLDVLISELRNRGYQMAIVVDEYGGTAGVVTLEDLVEEIVGEVADEHDRSRAGVIRNRDGLISFPGELRPDELRESTGIDVPEGDVYDTVGGYVMSVLERVPAVGDEVLLDGGTLRVVRMHGRRVDRIRFTPAPAAVDDEGVGR, from the coding sequence ATGGATTACGTCTGGCTCGGCGTGGGGCTCCTGCTCACGATCGGCACGGGTCTGTTCGTCGCCAGCGAGTTCGCTCTGGTGAACCTCGACCGTGCAGACCTGGAAGCGCGTCGCGATCGCGGCGAGACGCGGCTGGGAATGACCATCGCCGCGTTGAAGATCACGTCGACGCATCTCTCATCCGCTCAGCTCGGGATCACCCTCACGACGCTGCTGACCGGATTCACGATGGAACCGGCCCTGTCGAACCTGCTCGGTCCCGTGCTGCGAGGCTGGGGCGTTCCTGCCGGTGCCGTCGCACCGATCGGCGTCATCGTGGCGATGTTCGTCGCCACGATGCTGTCGATGATCATCGGCGAACTCGTGCCGAAGAATTTCGCCCTCGCCCTGCCGGTGGCCACCGCGAAGCTGGTGATCCCGTTCCAGACGGCGTTCACCTGGGTGTTCCGGCCGGCCGTGGCCCTGCTCAACGGCAGCGCCAACGGCGTGCTCCGTGCGATGGGGATCGAACCGAAGGAAGAGCTCTCCGGTGCACGATCGGCCGAGGAGCTCTCCTCGCTCGTGCGTCGCTCCGCCAGCGCGGGGGTGCTCGAAGCCGACACCGCCTCGCTCCTGGATCGCAGCCTCCGCTTCTCGCGTCTCACGGCCGATGACGTCATGACGGCGCGCCCCAGCATGCACGCCATCGCCGCGGGCGACTCCGCCGACGACGTCATCCGTCTCGCTCGCCGCACGGGGCACAGCCGCTTCCCGGTGTACGACGATTCGCTCGATGACATCGTCGGCGTCGTGCACCTCAAGGCCGCCGTGTCGGTGCCGCGCGACCGCCGCGCCGACGTGCCGGCCGCCGCGCTCTCGTCCGAGCCGCTGCGCGTGCCCGAGACGCTGCACTTGGACGTGCTGATCTCCGAGCTGCGCAACCGCGGCTACCAGATGGCCATCGTCGTCGACGAGTACGGCGGCACCGCCGGCGTGGTCACGCTCGAGGACCTCGTGGAGGAGATCGTCGGCGAGGTCGCAGACGAGCACGATCGCAGTCGCGCCGGCGTCATCCGCAACCGTGACGGGCTCATCAGCTTCCCCGGTGAGCTGCGACCCGACGAGCTGCGCGAGAGCACCGGCATCGATGTGCCGGAGGGCGATGTGTACGACACGGTCGGCGGATACGTGATGAGCGTGCTCGAACGCGTGCCCGCCGTCGGCGATGAGGTGCTGCTCGACGGCGGCACCCTCCGGGTCGTGCGCATGCACGGCCGCCGAGTCGACCGCATCCGCTTCACCCCCGCGCCGGCCGCGGTCGACGATGAGGGGGTCGGCCGATGA
- a CDS encoding hemolysin family protein codes for MSDWAGLVWLVVLLIANAFFVGAEFAVISARRSQIEPAAERGSRSAKTALYAMEHATLMLATSQLGITVCSLLILNVSEPAIHHLLAVPLHALGLADAAVDGIAFAITLVLVSFLHVVFGEMVPKNLAFSVPDRAVLILATPLVWISKVFYPIIRALNATANGVVRLFRVEPKDEAASTFTLDEVATIVTQSRREGVLDDLSGTVAKAVEFTDKKARDIAVPLDSLVTLPMGSTPEDVERAVAKHGFSRYVTVDAEGRPTGYVHLKDVLRSEDGPDGSASFTEPIPAKRVHHMVPVQEDTDLEDALTIMRRAGRHLAQVRDGAGQTTAVLFLEDILEELVGEVQDATRRGHGR; via the coding sequence ATGAGCGACTGGGCAGGTCTGGTCTGGCTGGTCGTGCTGCTGATCGCCAACGCCTTCTTCGTGGGGGCGGAGTTCGCCGTGATCTCGGCGCGCCGCTCGCAGATCGAACCGGCAGCCGAGCGCGGCTCCCGATCGGCGAAGACCGCGCTGTACGCGATGGAGCACGCCACGTTGATGCTGGCGACCTCGCAGCTGGGCATCACGGTGTGCTCGCTGCTCATCCTCAACGTCTCCGAACCGGCGATCCACCACCTGCTGGCCGTGCCGCTGCACGCACTGGGCCTGGCGGATGCCGCCGTGGACGGGATCGCCTTCGCGATCACGCTCGTGCTCGTGTCGTTCCTGCACGTCGTGTTCGGCGAGATGGTGCCGAAGAACCTCGCGTTCTCGGTGCCCGACCGTGCCGTGCTGATCCTGGCCACGCCGCTGGTGTGGATCTCGAAGGTGTTCTACCCGATCATCCGCGCGCTGAACGCGACGGCCAATGGCGTCGTGCGGCTGTTCCGCGTGGAGCCGAAGGACGAGGCCGCCTCCACCTTCACGCTCGACGAGGTCGCCACGATCGTGACGCAGTCCCGGCGCGAGGGCGTGCTCGATGACCTGTCGGGCACGGTGGCCAAGGCCGTGGAGTTCACCGACAAGAAGGCCCGAGACATCGCCGTGCCGCTGGACTCGCTCGTGACGCTGCCGATGGGCTCCACGCCCGAAGACGTGGAGCGCGCGGTCGCCAAGCACGGATTCTCCCGCTACGTGACCGTCGACGCCGAGGGACGCCCCACCGGCTACGTGCACCTGAAAGACGTGCTGCGCTCGGAGGATGGGCCCGACGGGTCGGCGTCGTTCACGGAGCCGATTCCTGCCAAGCGCGTGCATCACATGGTGCCGGTGCAGGAGGACACCGACCTCGAAGACGCGCTCACGATCATGCGTCGCGCCGGCCGTCACCTCGCCCAGGTGCGCGATGGGGCGGGCCAGACCACGGCCGTGCTGTTCCTGGAGGACATCCTGGAAGAGCTCGTCGGGGAGGTGCAGGACGCCACTCGTCGCGGGCACGGGCGGTGA
- a CDS encoding NADH:flavin oxidoreductase/NADH oxidase, which produces MSLLFEPVSVRAVQIRNRLWVSPMCMYSAVDGVPQEWHHTHLAQFASGGAGLIVAEASAVVPEGRISPRDSGLWNDAQRDAWAPIVRAIHDRGAAAGIQLAHAGRKASTWWPWASERGSVPAAEGGWITTAPSAVAFEGFDEPVALDTAGIERVVAGFADAARRAVEGGFDVLEVHGAHGYLLHQFLSPLSNLRNDEYGGSLENRARLLLRVVDAVREAAGPDRAVFVRISATDHAEGGFSPDEAAVVADRAIEHGADLIDVSSGGLVAHQRIEVHPGYQVPLAAAVRRGGRIPASAVGIITSGAQAEAVLQAGDADAIFAAREWLRDPHFALRAAHELGVDVPYWPDQYLRARWR; this is translated from the coding sequence GTGAGCCTCTTGTTCGAGCCCGTGTCGGTCCGCGCCGTCCAGATCCGAAACCGCCTGTGGGTATCGCCCATGTGCATGTACAGCGCCGTCGACGGCGTGCCGCAGGAGTGGCACCATACCCATCTCGCCCAGTTCGCCTCCGGCGGCGCCGGCCTCATCGTCGCCGAGGCCAGCGCCGTGGTGCCCGAGGGCCGCATCTCCCCGCGCGACTCCGGACTGTGGAACGACGCCCAGCGCGACGCGTGGGCGCCCATCGTCCGCGCCATCCACGACCGCGGCGCCGCCGCGGGCATCCAGCTCGCCCATGCCGGACGCAAGGCCTCGACGTGGTGGCCGTGGGCATCCGAGCGCGGATCAGTGCCCGCTGCCGAGGGCGGATGGATCACGACGGCACCGTCGGCAGTGGCCTTCGAAGGGTTCGACGAACCGGTCGCTCTCGACACCGCGGGCATCGAGCGGGTCGTGGCGGGTTTCGCCGACGCCGCGCGCCGTGCCGTGGAGGGCGGGTTCGACGTGCTCGAGGTGCACGGCGCGCACGGTTACCTGCTGCACCAGTTCCTCTCCCCGCTGAGCAACCTCCGCAACGACGAGTACGGCGGCTCGCTGGAGAACCGCGCACGCCTGCTGCTGCGCGTCGTCGACGCGGTGCGCGAGGCCGCCGGCCCCGATCGCGCCGTCTTCGTGCGCATCTCGGCCACCGATCACGCAGAGGGCGGATTCTCACCCGACGAGGCGGCGGTCGTCGCCGACCGGGCGATCGAACACGGCGCCGACCTCATCGACGTCTCCAGCGGAGGCCTCGTCGCCCATCAGCGCATCGAGGTGCACCCCGGCTACCAGGTTCCGCTGGCCGCCGCCGTGCGCCGCGGCGGACGCATCCCCGCATCGGCCGTGGGGATCATCACCTCGGGCGCACAGGCCGAGGCCGTGCTGCAGGCGGGTGACGCCGACGCGATCTTCGCGGCCCGCGAATGGCTGCGCGACCCGCATTTCGCCCTGCGCGCGGCCCACGAGCTCGGCGTCGACGTGCCCTACTGGCCCGATCAGTACCTGCGCGCCCGCTGGCGGTGA
- a CDS encoding ADP-dependent NAD(P)H-hydrate dehydratase: MPPLRPWTRADTREALRAPLADDDKYRRGTVGLRTGSDAYPGAAVLGVEAAWRAGAGFVRYIGPVRAADLVLARRPETVVTLPEDADPLPRVDAWVIGSGQDGRRRCLEEESGLRRILAGDAPVVVDAASIELAPDATAPLIVTPHEREFARLREQLRLDALSPDDLAVPDARAEAVAETTQALGYPVLLKGARTLVAEPDGEILAVEAGTPWLATAGTGDVLAGVIGALSAARPDLPLPRLAAAAAWLHGVAGRRAAGHRAAGAFGGGHPLVALDVAHALSAVLGEVLDDVQDDDGADRDESAPE, from the coding sequence ATGCCCCCGCTTCGCCCGTGGACGCGTGCCGACACGCGAGAGGCGCTGCGCGCACCCCTCGCCGATGACGACAAGTACCGGCGCGGAACGGTGGGCCTGCGCACCGGATCGGATGCCTACCCAGGGGCCGCCGTGCTCGGGGTCGAGGCCGCATGGCGCGCCGGCGCAGGGTTCGTGCGGTACATCGGTCCCGTGCGGGCCGCCGACCTCGTGCTCGCCCGGCGTCCCGAGACGGTCGTCACCCTGCCCGAAGACGCCGATCCGCTGCCCCGTGTCGACGCCTGGGTGATCGGCTCGGGACAGGATGGGCGACGGCGCTGCCTCGAGGAGGAGAGCGGACTGCGACGCATCCTCGCGGGGGATGCGCCCGTGGTCGTCGACGCCGCGTCGATCGAGCTCGCGCCGGACGCGACGGCGCCGCTGATCGTCACCCCTCATGAGCGCGAGTTCGCACGGCTGCGGGAGCAGCTGCGCCTCGACGCGCTGTCGCCCGACGATCTCGCCGTGCCGGATGCGCGTGCCGAGGCGGTGGCAGAGACGACGCAGGCGCTCGGGTATCCCGTGCTGCTCAAGGGCGCGCGCACTCTCGTCGCCGAGCCCGACGGCGAGATCCTCGCCGTCGAGGCGGGCACGCCTTGGCTCGCGACAGCGGGAACGGGAGACGTACTGGCCGGCGTCATCGGGGCGCTCTCGGCAGCGCGGCCCGACCTTCCGCTCCCACGCCTGGCCGCGGCTGCCGCCTGGCTGCACGGTGTCGCCGGTCGCCGGGCCGCGGGTCACCGGGCCGCGGGCGCCTTCGGCGGCGGGCATCCGCTCGTCGCGCTCGACGTCGCGCATGCCCTTTCCGCGGTGCTCGGCGAGGTGCTCGACGACGTGCAGGACGACGACGGCGCCGATCGCGACGAAAGCGCGCCCGAGTGA
- a CDS encoding glycosyltransferase 87 family protein gives MTSRARRRPRIALWAAFVLVHALVAWLGWMLPGQPMGDVVLVYEPWSTSAVTGGAVVGITEPWVYPHLALVPMLLAKGIAVLLAPLSALFGALSGSGAYLVAWALLVTLVDALGFLLLTGGRRSVARRSAAWFWLAALVLLGPVAMYRIDAITVPLAVMAGVWLISRPAVAAALLAAAAWMKIWPGAVLLAALALLRRRMRMLVAAALVTAGVIGLVALLGGGPFLLSFLTEQTSRGLQIEAVAATPFLWLAAAGRARIDYSYDILTFQIGAPGAGLVSTLLTPVMVVVVLALCVLAVRRLRDGADPLRLLPPTALALVVALIVCNKVGSPQFQVWLIAPVILWILYDRRRAGTAVTLVLVLCLLTLAVYPITYDALLRAQVLPIVLLTARNALLVALGIVAVRAMLRTPRQRSRRPA, from the coding sequence GTGACGAGTCGCGCCCGGCGGCGGCCGAGGATCGCGCTGTGGGCGGCGTTCGTGCTCGTGCATGCGCTCGTGGCATGGCTCGGCTGGATGCTGCCCGGTCAGCCCATGGGCGATGTCGTGCTGGTGTACGAGCCGTGGTCGACGAGCGCGGTCACCGGCGGCGCCGTCGTGGGCATCACCGAACCGTGGGTGTATCCGCACCTCGCGCTGGTGCCGATGCTGCTGGCCAAGGGCATCGCCGTGCTGCTCGCGCCGCTGAGTGCGCTGTTCGGGGCGCTGAGCGGGAGCGGGGCGTATCTCGTGGCGTGGGCGCTGCTGGTGACGCTCGTCGATGCCCTCGGGTTCCTCCTGCTCACCGGCGGCCGCCGCAGCGTCGCCCGCAGGAGCGCGGCGTGGTTCTGGCTCGCCGCGCTGGTGCTGCTCGGACCGGTCGCGATGTACCGGATCGATGCGATCACCGTGCCGCTCGCGGTGATGGCCGGCGTCTGGCTGATCTCGCGCCCCGCCGTCGCCGCGGCGCTGCTGGCGGCAGCCGCCTGGATGAAGATCTGGCCCGGCGCCGTGCTGCTGGCCGCCCTCGCGCTGCTGCGCCGCCGGATGCGGATGCTCGTGGCCGCCGCGCTGGTGACGGCAGGCGTCATCGGGCTGGTGGCGCTGCTGGGCGGCGGGCCGTTCCTGCTGTCGTTCCTCACCGAGCAGACCAGCCGCGGGCTGCAGATCGAGGCGGTCGCCGCCACGCCGTTCCTGTGGTTGGCCGCCGCAGGCCGCGCGCGCATCGACTACAGCTACGACATCCTCACCTTCCAGATCGGCGCCCCCGGTGCCGGGCTCGTCTCGACGCTGCTCACCCCGGTCATGGTCGTCGTCGTGCTCGCCCTCTGCGTCCTGGCCGTGCGGCGGCTGCGCGACGGTGCCGATCCGCTGCGGCTGCTGCCGCCGACGGCCCTCGCGCTCGTGGTCGCCCTCATCGTGTGCAACAAGGTCGGCTCGCCGCAGTTCCAGGTGTGGCTGATCGCACCGGTGATCCTGTGGATCCTGTACGACCGGCGTCGCGCGGGCACGGCGGTGACCCTCGTGCTCGTGCTGTGCCTGCTCACCCTGGCCGTGTACCCGATCACGTACGACGCGCTACTGCGCGCCCAGGTGCTGCCGATCGTGCTCCTCACCGCCCGCAACGCGCTGCTCGTCGCTCTCGGTATCGTGGCGGTGCGGGCCATGCTGCGCACGCCGCGTCAACGGTCGCGCCGCCCCGCCTGA
- a CDS encoding thiamine-binding protein yields the protein MLIAFSVAPSGAPADAIPAADGSVHDAVAAAVRVVRESGLPHRTTSMFTEVEGEWDELMAVVKGAVDAVQPFGSRVSLVLKADIRPGRTGEIDGKIERLERAIEDAGE from the coding sequence ATGCTCATCGCCTTCTCCGTCGCCCCGAGCGGCGCGCCCGCCGATGCCATTCCCGCCGCCGATGGCTCGGTGCACGACGCCGTGGCCGCCGCGGTGCGCGTCGTGCGCGAGTCGGGCCTGCCGCACCGCACCACCTCGATGTTCACGGAGGTCGAGGGAGAGTGGGATGAGCTGATGGCCGTCGTCAAGGGCGCGGTCGACGCCGTGCAGCCCTTCGGATCGCGCGTGTCGCTCGTGCTCAAGGCTGACATCCGTCCGGGCCGCACGGGAGAGATCGACGGCAAGATCGAGCGCCTCGAGCGCGCGATCGAAGACGCCGGCGAATGA
- a CDS encoding NUDIX domain-containing protein codes for MSGDPVLGGTAVTLRDGTGGVEVLLVRRPDRGSFAGAWVFPGGVAEESDRTPETSEIEIARRTAIRETEEEVGLRIRDLVPLSCWSPPPEAPKRVRTWFFLTADAEGDLHSAAAEVVDAVWLTPGEALARHAEGALSLFPPTWVTLHGLTGRGTAAEALAAAGEPARFRTRLRHAEKGLTSAGQVFLWEGDEEHPDSPGAVGARHRLETGAGPWRYVRD; via the coding sequence ATGAGCGGTGATCCCGTGCTCGGTGGCACGGCGGTGACCCTGCGCGACGGGACGGGCGGTGTCGAGGTGCTGCTCGTGCGGCGCCCCGACCGCGGTTCATTCGCCGGGGCATGGGTGTTCCCCGGCGGGGTCGCCGAGGAGTCCGATCGGACGCCGGAGACTTCGGAGATCGAGATCGCGCGACGCACGGCGATTCGCGAAACCGAGGAGGAGGTCGGGCTGCGCATCCGAGACCTCGTGCCGCTGTCGTGCTGGAGTCCGCCGCCGGAGGCGCCCAAACGCGTGCGCACCTGGTTCTTCCTCACCGCCGATGCCGAGGGCGATCTGCACTCTGCCGCCGCCGAGGTCGTCGACGCCGTCTGGCTCACCCCTGGAGAGGCGCTCGCGCGTCATGCCGAGGGCGCCCTGTCGCTCTTCCCACCAACGTGGGTGACCCTGCACGGGCTCACGGGGCGCGGGACAGCCGCCGAGGCGCTCGCCGCCGCAGGGGAGCCCGCCCGGTTCCGCACGCGGCTGCGGCACGCGGAGAAGGGGCTCACCTCCGCGGGACAGGTCTTCCTCTGGGAGGGCGACGAGGAGCATCCGGATTCGCCGGGCGCCGTCGGTGCGCGCCACCGGCTGGAGACCGGCGCCGGACCCTGGCGGTACGTGCGCGACTGA
- the metX gene encoding homoserine O-acetyltransferase MetX produces the protein MDWQTTSEDTVPSARVTDADERLLRARPPATGAWRDGDAPGNRSFAAFGAFRTEGGEELPVIRLAFETWGELNAAGDNAVLVLHALTGDSHVIGEAGPGHPTSGWWDGIVGPGQAIDTDRWFVVAPNMLGGCQGSTGPASIAPDGYEWASRFPYLTVRDQVAAHALLADELGIHRWGAVIGGSMGGMHALEWAVEHPDRVERLAILSSPPVTTADQLALNFVQLETVRMDPRFAGGEYYDANIGEGPHRGLALARRMALLNYRSPIELNQRFQRSWQSGVSPLGSGGRFAVESYLDFHGNKFTRRFDANSYVTLVEAMNSHDVGRDRGGVEDALRRVTARTLVLGIDTDRLFPVDGQHRIARGIRDTLDGNEAAVLASDFGHDGFLIETDDVGRHLRRLLEG, from the coding sequence ATGGACTGGCAGACGACATCCGAGGACACCGTGCCCTCGGCCCGCGTGACCGACGCGGACGAGCGCCTGCTTCGCGCCAGACCCCCTGCCACGGGTGCGTGGCGCGACGGAGACGCCCCCGGCAACCGCTCCTTCGCCGCGTTCGGCGCTTTCCGCACCGAGGGCGGCGAAGAGCTGCCGGTCATCCGCCTCGCCTTCGAGACCTGGGGCGAATTAAACGCCGCGGGCGACAACGCCGTGCTCGTCCTGCATGCGCTCACCGGCGACAGCCACGTGATCGGCGAGGCCGGCCCCGGGCACCCGACCAGCGGATGGTGGGACGGCATCGTCGGCCCCGGGCAAGCCATCGACACGGATCGCTGGTTCGTCGTCGCCCCCAACATGCTCGGCGGGTGCCAGGGTTCCACAGGACCGGCGAGCATCGCCCCCGACGGCTACGAGTGGGCGTCACGCTTCCCGTACCTCACGGTGCGCGACCAGGTGGCCGCCCACGCTCTCCTGGCCGACGAGCTCGGCATCCACCGCTGGGGTGCCGTGATCGGCGGCTCGATGGGCGGCATGCACGCCCTTGAATGGGCGGTGGAGCATCCCGATCGCGTCGAGCGGCTCGCCATCCTCTCCTCTCCCCCGGTCACCACAGCCGATCAGCTCGCGCTCAACTTCGTGCAGCTGGAGACGGTGCGGATGGACCCCCGCTTCGCGGGCGGCGAGTACTACGACGCCAACATCGGTGAGGGCCCGCACCGCGGACTCGCCCTGGCGCGACGCATGGCGCTGCTGAACTACCGCAGCCCGATCGAGCTCAACCAGCGCTTCCAGCGCTCCTGGCAGTCCGGCGTCTCGCCGCTGGGCAGCGGCGGGCGCTTCGCGGTGGAGAGCTATCTCGACTTCCACGGCAACAAATTCACCCGGCGTTTCGACGCCAACAGCTACGTGACCCTCGTCGAGGCGATGAACTCGCACGACGTGGGGCGCGACCGCGGAGGCGTCGAGGATGCGCTGCGCCGCGTGACGGCGCGCACCCTCGTGCTCGGCATCGACACCGACCGGCTGTTCCCCGTCGACGGGCAGCACCGCATCGCCCGCGGCATCCGCGACACGCTCGACGGCAACGAGGCCGCGGTGCTCGCAAGCGACTTCGGCCACGACGGCTTCCTCATCGAGACCGATGACGTCGGCAGGCACCTTCGCCGCCTGCTCGAGGGCTGA
- a CDS encoding bifunctional o-acetylhomoserine/o-acetylserine sulfhydrylase, producing MSAPENWRFETKQIHSGAAPDPTTKSRATPIYQTTSYVFDNADHAANLFALAEFGNIYTRIQNPTQDVLEQRLAALEGGTGALVLSSGQAASTFAILNIAQAGDHFVASSSIYGGTYNLFKYTLAKLGIEVTFVEDQDDIEEWRRAVRPNTKLLFAETIGNPRINVLDIRAVADVAHENGVPLIVDNTIATPYLIRPFEHGADIVVHSVTKFLGGHGTTIGGVVIDGGKFEWSKNVEKFPGLTEPDPSYHGASYTTAVGDGLAYIIKARVQLLRDLGSAIAPQSAWNLIQGVETLSLRIERHVQNAQEIAEWLDGLDDVASVNYSGLPTSPWYAKANEYAPKGVGAVLSFELKGGVEAGREFVNNLSLFSHLANIGDVRSLVIHPASTTHSQLTPEQQLTAGVTPGLVRLSVGLENVDDLKADLEQALAAARSVSEAARA from the coding sequence ATGTCCGCACCCGAGAACTGGCGCTTCGAGACCAAGCAGATCCACTCCGGCGCCGCGCCCGACCCGACGACGAAGTCGCGGGCCACGCCGATCTACCAGACCACCTCGTACGTCTTCGACAACGCCGACCACGCCGCGAATCTGTTCGCGCTGGCCGAGTTCGGAAACATCTACACGCGCATCCAGAACCCCACGCAGGATGTGCTCGAGCAGCGCCTGGCCGCGCTCGAGGGCGGCACCGGGGCGCTCGTGCTCTCCAGCGGGCAGGCCGCCTCGACCTTCGCGATCCTCAACATCGCGCAGGCCGGCGACCACTTCGTCGCCTCCAGCTCGATCTACGGCGGCACCTACAACCTCTTCAAGTACACCCTGGCCAAGCTGGGCATCGAGGTCACCTTCGTCGAGGACCAGGACGACATCGAGGAGTGGCGCCGCGCCGTGCGCCCGAACACGAAGCTCCTGTTCGCCGAGACCATCGGCAACCCGCGCATCAACGTGCTCGACATCCGCGCCGTCGCCGACGTCGCCCACGAGAACGGCGTGCCGCTCATCGTCGACAACACGATCGCGACTCCGTACCTCATCCGTCCGTTCGAGCACGGCGCCGACATCGTCGTCCACTCGGTCACCAAGTTCCTCGGCGGTCACGGCACCACCATCGGCGGCGTCGTCATCGACGGCGGAAAGTTCGAATGGTCCAAGAACGTCGAGAAGTTCCCCGGCCTCACCGAGCCCGACCCCTCGTACCACGGCGCGAGCTACACCACCGCGGTGGGCGACGGACTGGCGTACATCATCAAGGCCCGCGTGCAGCTTCTGCGCGACCTGGGCTCGGCCATCGCGCCGCAGAGCGCCTGGAACCTCATCCAGGGCGTTGAGACGCTGTCGCTGCGCATCGAGCGCCACGTGCAGAACGCGCAGGAGATCGCCGAGTGGCTCGACGGCCTCGACGACGTCGCCTCGGTCAACTACTCCGGCCTGCCCACCTCGCCCTGGTACGCCAAGGCGAACGAGTACGCGCCCAAGGGCGTCGGCGCTGTGCTGTCGTTCGAACTGAAGGGCGGCGTGGAGGCCGGCCGCGAGTTCGTCAACAACCTGTCGCTGTTCAGCCACCTCGCCAACATCGGCGACGTGCGCTCGCTCGTCATCCACCCCGCCTCGACGACGCACTCGCAGCTCACCCCGGAGCAGCAGCTCACGGCCGGCGTGACGCCGGGTCTCGTGCGCCTGTCGGTGGGGCTGGAGAACGTCGACGACCTTAAGGCCGACCTCGAGCAGGCCCTGGCCGCCGCGCGCTCGGTCTCCGAGGCCGCCCGCGCCTGA
- a CDS encoding SDR family oxidoreductase, with translation MANRRAVVTGASTGIGEASVRALRASGWDVVGVARRVDRLDALAAETGSTAFAADLTNEDDLRALAEHLRDSGPLHALVHVAGGARGTERVEDGVVEDWRWMYEANVLAAQRLVALLLPQLRASVEEGGHADTLFVTSTAAQTAYPGGGGYNAAKAAESMLVHALRLELNGEPIRVVEIAPGMVATPEFALNRLGGDIAAAEAVYSGVDAPLVAADVADVIGYALNAPGHVNLDLVTMRPVAQSATHVLARGPLRVRGED, from the coding sequence ATGGCGAATCGCAGAGCCGTCGTGACAGGGGCCAGCACCGGCATCGGAGAGGCGAGCGTGCGCGCGTTGCGCGCGAGCGGATGGGATGTGGTCGGCGTCGCACGCCGGGTCGACCGGCTCGACGCGCTCGCCGCCGAGACCGGGTCGACGGCCTTCGCGGCCGACCTCACGAACGAGGACGACCTGCGGGCCCTCGCCGAGCACCTGCGCGACTCCGGTCCCCTGCACGCCCTCGTGCACGTGGCGGGCGGAGCGCGCGGCACCGAACGCGTCGAAGACGGTGTCGTCGAGGACTGGCGCTGGATGTACGAGGCGAACGTGCTCGCCGCGCAGCGCCTCGTCGCCCTGCTGCTGCCGCAGCTGCGCGCATCCGTGGAAGAGGGCGGCCACGCCGACACGCTGTTCGTCACCTCGACCGCCGCGCAGACCGCGTACCCCGGCGGCGGCGGGTACAACGCCGCCAAGGCGGCGGAATCCATGCTCGTGCACGCCCTCCGCCTGGAGCTCAACGGCGAACCGATCCGCGTCGTCGAGATCGCGCCGGGCATGGTGGCGACCCCGGAGTTCGCCCTCAACCGGCTCGGCGGAGACATCGCCGCGGCCGAGGCGGTGTACTCCGGCGTCGACGCGCCGCTGGTGGCGGCCGACGTCGCCGACGTGATCGGATACGCGCTGAACGCCCCCGGGCACGTCAACCTCGACCTGGTCACGATGCGCCCCGTCGCCCAGTCCGCGACGCACGTGCTGGCCCGCGGTCCGCTGCGCGTGCGCGGCGAGGACTGA
- a CDS encoding uracil-DNA glycosylase, with amino-acid sequence MARTLAELAADGQIDPGWADALAPAGGLIAELGDRLRAENAAGRGYLPAGANVLRAFARPLADVRVLIVGQDPYPTPGHPIGLSFAVDRDVRPLPRSLSNIYRELESDLGIAPAAHGDLSSWSDQGVLLLNRVLTVRPGTPASHRGWGWEKVTELAIRALVARRTPLVAVLWGRDAAGLRPMLGETPIVASAHPSPLSASRGFFGSKPFSQVNALLAQQGADPVDWTVR; translated from the coding sequence GTGGCGCGCACCCTGGCAGAGCTCGCCGCGGACGGACAGATCGACCCGGGATGGGCGGACGCCCTCGCGCCGGCCGGAGGACTCATCGCCGAGCTCGGTGACCGGCTGCGTGCCGAGAATGCGGCCGGTCGCGGCTACCTGCCCGCGGGTGCGAACGTTCTCCGCGCCTTCGCCCGCCCGCTGGCCGACGTTCGGGTGCTCATCGTCGGCCAGGATCCATACCCGACGCCGGGGCATCCCATCGGCCTGTCCTTCGCCGTCGACCGCGATGTGCGCCCGTTGCCCCGTAGCCTGTCGAACATCTACCGCGAGTTGGAGAGCGACCTGGGCATCGCCCCCGCCGCGCACGGTGATCTGTCGTCGTGGAGCGATCAGGGAGTGCTGCTGCTCAACCGGGTGCTCACGGTGCGGCCGGGCACGCCGGCGTCGCACCGGGGCTGGGGCTGGGAGAAGGTCACAGAGCTGGCCATCCGCGCCCTCGTGGCGCGGAGGACCCCGCTGGTGGCCGTGCTGTGGGGAAGGGATGCGGCAGGCCTTCGCCCGATGCTCGGCGAGACGCCGATCGTGGCGTCGGCGCATCCGTCTCCGCTGTCGGCTAGCCGGGGATTCTTCGGGTCGAAGCCCTTCTCGCAGGTCAACGCGCTGCTCGCGCAACAGGGCGCCGACCCCGTCGACTGGACCGTTCGGTGA